A stretch of the Arachis stenosperma cultivar V10309 chromosome 6, arast.V10309.gnm1.PFL2, whole genome shotgun sequence genome encodes the following:
- the LOC130936484 gene encoding protein SOB FIVE-LIKE 5-like produces MDISASQYNSASESGWTHYLDQSSSLVSESYFQRIDEFEGKGAGRIMEEEEFEEDLSMVSDASSGPPHYDDASSWYCENNWYANNNNNTKESQKKKKKKMMVKEFGRSQQQQQQSSYLDDTASSPIFNFPKESHKKSFSGNGAVEDALDFSQCLSVTRIKRKPKFQNLFRGKQASEEQGGFDEEGRK; encoded by the exons atggaTATATCAGCTTCACAATACAATAGTGCTAGTGAATCAGGTTGGACACATTATTTGGACCAATCTTCTTCACTTGTTTCTGAGAGTTATTTCCAAAGAATAGATGAATTTGAAGGGAAAGGAGCAGGAAGAATAATGGAAGAGGAGGAGTTTGAAGAAGATTTGTCAATGGTTTCTGATGCTTCATCAGGTCCTCCACATTATGATGATGCATCATCATGGTATTGTGAGAATAATTGGTATgctaataacaataataataccAAAGAatcacagaagaagaagaagaagaagatgatggtCAAAGAATTTGGAAGAagtcaacaacaacaacaacaatcttCATATCTTGATGACACTGCTAGCTCACCAATCTTCAACTTTCCAAAGGAGAGTCACAAG AAGAGTTTCTCAGGGAATGGAGCAGTGGAAGATGCATTGGATTTTTCTCAGTGTTTATCAGTAACAAGAATAAAG AGAAAGCCTAAATTCCAGAACCTATTCAGAGGAAAACAAGCTTCAGAGGAACAAG GTGGTTTTgatgaagaaggaagaaaatga
- the LOC130935543 gene encoding WD repeat-containing protein PCN-like translates to MGEIYKINSIDWKPSPVVALATSVDGLRVAAARQDGSLELWLVSPGSIGWHCQLTIHGDPTTRVSSLLWCPGGSNGMPCGRLFSSNIDGSVSKWDLFHLKQTTVLDSDGVSIWQMAVTFPKVDLVNNVPNGDVMGNGYASKIQESDEQESSDSDEDNDSPDAGKQSVLESPRVAIGYDDGSVRIYAISDEDEFLYVKSLPRVKGRVLSVTWSTDANYIYSGSSDGLIRCWDATSSREIYRITAGLGGLGGGHELCIWSLLSLRSGTLVSADSSGSVQFWDSKHGTLLQAHSLHKGDVNALAASPSHDRVFSAGSDGQVILYKLSSQSASSDSVNPLVMTKKWIYVHYVRSHTHDVKALTVAVPISQEDSLPEERNKRRRLEGKPVDLNYHKWSQFGVPMLISAGDDTKLFAYPVKEFTKFSPHDICPAPQRTPVQLVLNTAFNQSSMLLVQSRQWLDVHLLHLGNVRTAGRFTKTEILARVKTKESRKIACSTIANSGEHFAYSDNARPSLFELKRSEVGKITWSVSRKKLPPRLPFAHSMIFTHESSWLILAGHDRRIYVVDVSTSELVHAFTPCRELDDEKLPPKEPPITRLFTSSDRQWLAAVNCFGDIYVFNLETLRQHWFISRLDGASVTAGGFPPQNNNVMIVTTSSNQVYAFDVEAKQLGEWSMRNTYVLPRRFQEFPGEVIGLSFPPSSTSSSVVIYSSRAMCLIDFGLPVEQDESDMLNAQESLTRNLQQNFTNVKKRTKYRRNFDVFSLDNPVLFLAHVSKNSFFMVEKPWLEVVKRLEAPPVHKHIFGT, encoded by the exons GAAACCCTCTCCTGTAGTCGCTCTTGCCACCAGCGTCGACGGCCTCCGTGTAGCCGCAGCTCGCCAAGACGGTTCCCTTGAACTCTGGCTCGTATCTCCCGGCTCCATTGGCTGGCACTGTCAACTT ACGATTCATGGTGACCCTACTACAAGAGTATCTTCGCTTCTTTGGTGCCCTGGCGGCTCCAATGGCATGCCGTGCGGTCGTTTATTTTCGTCTAACATTGATGGTTCAGTTTCCAAGTGGGATCTTTTCCACCTGAAGCAAACG ACTGTGCTTGATTCAGATGGTGTTTCCATTTGGCAAATGGCTGTTACGTTCCCTAAGGTTGATTTAGTTAATAATGTGCCTAATGGTGATGTTATGGGGAATGGTTATGCCAGTAAAATTCAAGAATCTGATGAACAAGAGAGCAGCGATAGTGACGAAGATAATGACTCACCTGATGCTGGCAAGCAATCTGTTCTTGAGTCTCCACGTGTAGCAATTGGTTATGATGATGGAAGTGTGAGGATTTATGCCATATCTGACGAAGATGAATTCCTATATGTAAAATCATTGCCTCGGGTCAAAG GACGAGTTTTAAGTGTGACTTGGAGCACTGATGCTAACTACATATACTCCGGAAGTAGTGATGG GTTAATACGGTGCTGGGATGCTACGTCTAGTCGTGAAATTTATAGGATTACGGCTGGGCTTGGAGGTTTGGGTGGCGGACATGAACTTTGCATATGGTCGTTACTGTCTTTAAG GTCTGGGACGCTTGTTAGTGCAGACAGCAGTGGCAGTGTCCAATTTTGGGATAGTAAACATGGAACTCTCTTGCAAGCACATTCATTGCACAAGGGCGATGTAAATGCTTTGGCTGCATCCCCAAGTCATGATAGGGTGTTCTCGGCTGGTTCTGATGGCCAG GTTATTCTCTATAAGCTGTCTAGCCAGTCAGCATCTTCCGACAGTGTCAACCCCCTTGTGATGACAAAGAAATGGATCTATGTTCACTATGTAAGGTCTCATACACATGATGTCAAGGCCTTGACTGTTGCTGTGCCGATATCTCAAGAAG ATTCTCTGCCAGAAGAGAGGAATAAAAGACGTCGGCTTGAAGGAAAGCCTGTTGATTTAAATTATCATAAATGGTCCCAATTTGGGGTTCCCATGCTTATCTCAGCAGGAGATGACACAAAACTATTTGCATACCCGGTAAAGGAATTCACTAAGTTTTCTCCTCATGATATTTGTCCTGCGCCTCAGAGAACCCCAGTTCAGCTAGTGCTTAATACTGCCTTCAATCAATCATCAATGCTTTTAGTCCAGTCTAGGCAATGGTTAGATGTACATTTACTACATCTTGGAAATGTTCGTACAGCTGGACGCTTTACTAAGACTGAAATCCTTGCACGAGTGAAGACTAAGGAATCTCGGAAGATTGCTTGCAGCACAATTGCTAATTCTGGGGAGCATTTTGCGTACTCTGATAATGCAAGGCCTAGTCTGTTTGAGTTAAAGAGGAGTGAAGTTGGAAAGATTACATGGAGCGTGAGTAGAAAGAAGCTTCCCCCGAGGTTACCCTTTGCCCATTCAATGATTTTCACCCATGAGTCATCCTGGTTGatactagctggccatgatagGAGGATATAT GTTGTGGATGTCAGCACATCGGAACTAGTGCATGCTTTTACACCCTGTCGGGAGCTGGATGACGAGAAATTGCCTCCGAAGGAACCTCCCATTACTAGATTATTTACCAGTTCCGACAGGCAGTGGCTGGCAGCTGTTAACTGCTTTGGCGATATATATGTGTTTAACTTGGAGACACTAAG GCAGCACTGGTTCATCTCAAGATTAGATGGTGCCTCTGTTACGGCTGGTGGGTTTCCTCCCCAGAACAACAATGTAATGATAGTTACAACTTCTTCGAATCAAGTGTATGCATTTGACGTGGAGGCCAAGCAGTTGGGAGAATGGTCGATGAGGAATACATATGTTCTTCCCCGGAGATTCCAGGAGTTTCCCGGTGAAGTCATTGGGCTTTCATTTCCTCCCTCATCAACTTCATCATCAGTTGTAATTTATAGCTCCAG GGCAATGTGCTTGATTGATTTTGGATTACCGGTGGAGCAAGACGAAAGCGATATGCTAAATGCTCAAGAATCATTGACCAGGAACTTGCAACAAAACTTTACTAATGTTAAGAAGAGGACAAAATATAGGAGAAACTTTGACGTATTTTCATTAGATAACCCAGTTTTATTTTTAGCTCATGTCTCAAAAAATTCCTTCTTTATGGTAGAAAAGCCATGGCTGGAAGTGGTTAAAAGACTAGAAGCCCCACCAGTTCATAAACATATTTTTGGCACCTAA